The segment AACTtgactttaaaaatcaaactcccccttcaactttgaacaatagtcatTCTCCCCCTTTATCCTAATTGACTTTCTTAAATTCCTAGTCtacccttacattatcaacttgtctttctttttcttttttaaaatcatgattttttttatctctttaatctatgtaacaaattttcttttaagaaattaaatattattttcgagatagaaaaaaaagtgagaaacaCTAGTTAAGTATATAAATTTAATGTcattctataatgaaataaatgagaagaatatgaattttttttattaatcatAATCAAAATTCTGATATCTATTATACAAGTATAAATAACATGTAAtgataactttataaatatatttcaatgcaggtaatacaaaataattcataaaaatagaggtatgttttatgacaaatcctaaaagattatctattatattataaatgaatttaaaattataatttaaaatattccatTAATGACAACCAGAATTCGTTTGCATATTGGAACagagaataagagagaagtgaaacttaagtatacacatacataaatatgtaaaaataatagGTAATATGTGTGTGCACGCAGGCTcatgcatgtacatacataatatatatttaatccatataatattaaaatatcaagcATAAAAGGTAACATTAgattttgtgataaattcataaaaagattattctacttataatatgaatttcaattaaaaagaaaaactataCATACCTAggttaaaataataaattttatataatataaaagatATTACATAGATGGAGGAGTGAAAAtgtcaagggtaaaatagacattACATAGGAGAAAGGGGGAAGAATGACTATTGTTCATAATTAAGGGCGaagattaatttttaaagcaaaattgggggtgaaaataattttcacccataaaataatttcttattatttgttttataatcaattatttatttttttgctaatAAAATTTGTTACAAATAGACTCGAATTCGAGATTTCTGATTAACAACAGAGGGATGTCAACCACGCACCACAATCCATATTGGTTTCTTGAGTCCTAATTAAATGAACCACGCACCACAATCCATATTGGTTTCTTGAGTCCTAATTAAATGATCAATAGGACccaccaccaaaaaaaaaaaatcaagattaGTTTACCGTTAATCAACTGATTCTGTTCTGACACGTATTTCCTTTGACTCCGTAATGAGAAAGACACCTATTACGAGAAAGAAGACAAAAACCACATCATGCGTTATTGGTTTTAAGGAGAACATTGTCTTCCCCTAATGAATCATGGCGGTGGGTTAGACACGAGAAAAGAGTAAGTCACAGAAATGAACTACACCAGCtgttcactctttcttaaatctTAGTCCTCCACAAGCGGAGGAAAGAAGTTGCATTTTGTTTTAGAGGATTCAATATggatattaattaattaaataaattagaTTGGGAGTTTGATATGTTGGATAAATATAAATAGTTTTGGGATAAAGTTTAGTACTGTCTTATTCCTTATTTGGTTACTAATTCTGAATAGGATATATACTAGTATTAAAAATAGTATTGGAATGAGTTATATCTGTCAGATGGTGAAATAATAATAGCAAGACTGATTATTTCTGgacaaaacaataaaaatgacaaaaataccTCTCAGACTCCTCAAATCCTTTTTTCTACCGAATAAGGTGgagaatattttgtaaacaaacAACTTTTCAGAAATTATACAATAcgtgttatttttaatataacaaatcaaacagttaatagaaataatttttttataactaaCCCCAACATAACTAATGCTGATATAACTAAAGCCAACATAACAATTCCGGTGAACTTGTCGTCAAACCAAACAACCCTTTAAATCTTAGTCCTCCTCCACGAGCGTAGGAAAGAAGTTGCAATTATTCTAGAGGATTTAATTACTATGGGCATTAACTAAATTAGAGAATTAAATTACTGTATTAAAGGCTATTAAAAGAAAGCTTATTAAGGAATATATTTGTTTGTACCTGACAAATCCCAAGAATCGGTCCTTTTCAAAACTGGAACTGGTCAGACAACCATGTGAAAAGTGCTAAGAACTTTACCCGATACTCCTCTTTCAACTTTTAGCTTCTGTTTGCTAGTATTTCCGTTCTTGAATATCCATGAATCTTGAATTTGAAATGTTGGGTTTGTAAATTATCAAGATTCAGTTTTTGTTGTTATTCTCTTGCTCTTTTTTCCTaatttggttatggttttctcATTCACTAGATTATAAGAGGTAAATATATTCTGTTGTCAGCTGACATAGTTTTGTTTcctatctatttttttttctctctaaatTTCTGCAGCTAATGAATGTCTGGTGAATCTTGTTTTCTAATTTCTCTTTGGTATTGCAGGTATATATTAGCTTCTTCTGCAGTGTAAAATCAGAAAATTTGGTAAAAGAATCAACTTTGAGCTAAATTTTTGGTGGTGAAAAATCTCAACTTCACCAATTGGTTCTTGGAAAACCTTCAGGGGTTTAGGGAGTTAGGGCCAGCTGAATTTGTTTCAATTCCACCTAGGAAAGGATCTGAAAGTTATTGAACAAGTAGAAGCTAATTCTCAGTATTGTTGACATAAATCTCTTTAGATTACAAGAtgtctttgtttcttgaaaagaaCATGCTAGCATCCAGGTTTTTATCATGTCTCATAGCCATTTCGGTTTTCGTTTTGATCGTTTCTTCGTTGTCCCTTCTTCAATTTGCTGACAATTCTTTCATACCAAGATCAGTATTTAGGTTAATTCTTGTTAATAGTACTTCCCTTTACCCAACCTCAAGTGTCACAAGTGGAGAATCTAAAACCCCTTTCTTGCCTCTTGAAACTTTTATTGAAGAAAAAGTGCAACGCCAAGAGATAGCATGTCAAACATCCAGTTCCAGCAACAGTTCTGGTGGAGTAGGAGTTATTAAAGTAGCTTGTGACAAAAAACAAGCAATTCTTAGAGTGTATATGTATGACTTACTACCTGAATTTCACTTTGGGCTATTAGGTTGGAAAGGAAATGGGAATGAAATGTGGCCTAATGTTGGTCAAGTACCCTCATACCCTGGGGGCTTAAATTTACAGCATAGCATTGAATATTGGCTTACCCTTGACCTTCTATCGTCGAATACACCAAATATTACTAGACCATGCACTGCTATTCGAGTGCACAATTCAAGTGAGGCCGATGTATTTTTTGTTCCGTTCTTTTCGTCTTTGAGTTACAATAGGCATTCTAAGCCTCATGGGAAGGAAAAGGTCAGTCTAAATAGGATACTGCAAGATAGAGTGGTGGAGTTTTTAAGAAGTAGAGATGAGTGGAACCTAAATGGTGGGGCGAATCATCTGATCGTTGCTCACCATCCTAATAGCATGTTGGTTGCAAGAAAGAAGTTGGGCTCTGCAATGTTTGTGCTTGCAGATTTTGGAAGGTACCGAGCTGAAACAGCAAACATTGAAAAGGATGTGATTGCTCCTTACAAACATATGGTCAGGACATTAGATGCTGATAACTCCCCCTCTTTTGTGCAACGTGATATATTGGTTTATTTCCAGGGGGCAATTTATAGGAAAGATGTAAGTTGCAGATCTTCTTTTACCTGCTTTTAGTATTGTCATTGGTATTGCTATTTTCAAGTCAGCTAAAGTGTCAAATCTAACTATAACATGGCTGCATTTTTAGTCAGTGCAGCCCAACCTACTTAGCAGCAGGGGAATTGGAGAACTGTAGCCAGATAAAATTTCCTCGTATCCTCTTATTAATTATGTTACAAAACTTCACTTGGAACTAGGAAATCAATTTGAAAGAACAATGTAGCCACAGCTTTCCATTTCAACACTTCGTCGTCCTTTAATCCGCTATGCTAGATAACTTGTTCATCGTTCACTAATAGCATGCACCATTATATTCTCTTTCCTGGTACCTCCAGCAAATGCCTTTGTTTCTATGTTGTAAGATTGGAATAGTTGAGGACGTACTGCATTTAGGAGAGGAACTgaaattatttcatcaaaactTAGTTTCCCTCTCTATTGCTCAAAGTACAACAATTTTAGCTCCTTCATTCCTTCCTTAACCCTGCTTTGTTGATTAACTAACCTACACTTACCCTACTCCAAACCCTTCCCCAGGAGTCAACGATTGTCATTTCCCACTTTAATCCCTTAGTTCTTTTATTTGAGAATATGATAGATTATAACAATTTGAATATCGTGTTTGGCATTTGGAAGATGTCTGTGATTTAACTACTTAAATAGTCGTAGGACATTGTAGATCTAATTTAGTCCTAAAATTATCAACTAGAATCTAGAAGAGTCCATTTTTGAGATATTGATACTTCTAGTAGCTCCTCAAGAAAGAAGGGAGTTAAGAACCGAAGAAGCCAAACAGAAAAAGGAAGCTAAAGAAGAGAAGATGATTACGATTTTGAGATTTCACTTAAGAGTAATAAAACTGGAATTTCCCTGTTTCTGTCAATTTTTAAGCTTGAAATAAGGATGAAGTAGGTGATCGCTTTTCTTTGCTTACGTAATACCAGGGTGGAACAATCCGTCAAGAATTATACTACCTTCTAAAGGATGAAAAAGATGTACACTTCACTTTTGGAAGCATCAAATCAAATGGTGTTAGGGAGGCTGGGCGAGGAATGGCCTCTTCCAAATTCTGCCTGAATATTGCTGGAGACACCCCCTCTTCCAATCGCTTATTTGATGCCATTGCTAGTCATTGTATTCCTGTAATAATTAGTGATGATATTGAGCTACCATTTGAAGATGTTCTCGATTATTCCAAGTTCTGCATTTTTGTCCGTTCTTCAGATGCTGTGAGGAAGGGGTATCTTCTGAATCTCCTTAGAAGAATCAAGGAGGATCAGTGGATCAAAATGTGGCAAAGGCTGAAGGAGCTCACGAAACATTTTGAGTaccaatatccatcccaacctAATGATGCTGTGGATATGATTTGGCAGGCAATTGCAAGGAAGTTGTCGTTTATACAACTGAAGGCTCATCGCAACAAGAGATACCGTAGTTTACAGCTCTTCATCAAAGACCGCTAGTTCTATAAGGATGTTAGCTACCAGGTTAGGCTTGATTCTATTGGAGGTACTTATGCTCTGAAAATATttgtccatttttatttctACTTCTTGAGAACGCCTTGTAAATTCTTTTCATAATGAAGTTGCATATATTAGTTTATGGATTTTGGACCGTTCTCTGGCAGAGATCTTATATTTACTACCAGAAAACTACCGTAGATGTAAATGGGAATTAACTCAAATGCTGTGCAATGCTTTATCTACAATGAAAAAAACAATAGGCAGTCTTGACAAATATGTTAATAGCATAAGCATGTCCCTAGGATGAATAGAATTGCAAAATAGAAAAAGGTTCAGAAAATTTGATGTTTTTTCATTATACATGCGAGAATTGTTGATGATTAGAGATAACCATATCTGTGCATGATAATGAGCATGACAAATACTGCTATTTTATTGAACTGTTGTTCTAGCTTTAAGTAATATGTGAAGTTGCGCATGCACAGGGACTGCAGTTTGTAAGCTGCCTGCCTTCAAATGAAGACTGCTACTCATGCAAATAAGAATGATGAgttcaacaaaatcatataagCTGAAGATAACATTGGGTTGTGCATGAAAATCCTAATCTATTTGACTATGGTTCTAGCTTGACATAACATTTGAGCTtcattctttcattttcttcttttgaacAAAGGATACTACTATTCAAACACAAAACAACGATAAATATAACAAACCTGTGTATGTAAGATAATATTCTGCTGTGTATAACAATGAGCATGAAAATCCTAATGTATTTGACTATGGTTCTAGCTTTACATAACACATGAAATCGATGGCTGCAACAAGGTTTGCAGCTTATCAGCTGCGTTCATTCATCATCTGCTTCCAAATAAAAGACTTCCGCTCAACAAATAACAACAGTAACTGTAGCCAACCTATATCAAAATGTTCCGACATATGCAGAAATTCCCACCATTTAAAAATTTATGGCAAAAGATGGCAGCCATTTCCTTCTTTcctgtgaatgttgttatggtttgGTCCTTGCATACTACGAGTAGTTCGTCAACTCCGGTTGTGGATGGGATCTGATCCTTTCTTCACACTTCTTTTGTTCGATTGATTCGGACCAAAGGTCGTTGCAGGTGCAGGTGCTATATTTAGGTCCTGCATGGCGACAGCCCCTAGAATCCTAGagcttttgagaaaaaataactTGCCTTCTCCCCATCTAAAAGAAATATCTCTACTTCCCAGAGCAGAAACCATCTTTGGTTGGATATATAAGAACCCAATACAAAGAATTAGAACTATCATCTTACAACACATTTTTCTGCACTTGAAGAAAGAATATAAGTTTTTCTCTCCTGTTTATGCTATGATGAGGGAATGAGGGCTTTGTCTGTGGCTATACTCTTGGatattatctatatatataaacttgtGTTTCATCTTTAATGGGATTTGTAAAACTAAAGGTACTAAAGCAGGGAGGGCCCCAAGGCAAATATCTTAATAAGTTCAAGATTCATATCAATGATGAGCCTGCCATAGAAGCAATAATATAAGGCTGTTTTAGAAGACACTGACAGGTTTGAATCGAAAGTTAAATTGGAACCATTCTTGGGAAGACAAGAATCTTAACATTGGTTCCCCACATCCCTATCATTTGTCTTGCTCTTTTGGACCAAACAATGCTGTTGAACCTTATGCCAACTCATCTGCCACGTCATCAGATTATGCTCACGGCTTGCTCTTGAACTGACCATTTTAGTTTTGCAACATCTTTATTGATCCTATTACATTTGCaattatatttgaattttgaacAATCTTGGTCATCAACAGTAGCACAAGAAGGAAACCCCCATGGTGCAGGCAGATCTAGGATGTTAAGTTAGTAGGCACCGAGTATCTTGGTACCTTCTATTTCTTTGTGGCAAAGCATGGCTTTAGTAAAAATATATTCGACTAAAGAGCAAATGTAGATATACaatatattgaaaataatatACACATAAATATGATTAGAAAGTGAAGTCTAAAACGATATAGTTATAGAATCTGAGCCCTCCATACAGATGAATTGTAACAACAGATTGCATAAAATTTTGTGTACTCTATTTATGCTTAGTTGTAATCAAGAACTTAAGTTTTGAGGCGGCAAAAGAAGAGATTGCAAGAGTTGCAAGAAAGCCAGATAAAGTAGAGGTATTGGGCAATGTGAGGAATAGAAGCCTCTTCTAAAACAAGACAAATCCAAGGACTTGCTTTATGACTACTCTTACTTTAAAATTCCAAGCTCTTTTCTCCAtgcaataaaattaaaaattaaaaataaaaaaaattcacagtCTTGGTTTCCTGTACTTAATGGATTTCctttatacctttctttttttccatctTTAGTTTAGATTGTGTTGATTCAAAATTGGTAACTTTGGACCTCCTATTCATCCTTCACCTTCCTATGTACATCTCCGAATCACCAGCTCACTAATAATctttatttcttctagcttaaTTATCTCGTGTCCTGTGGACCATCCACTACTAAAAAAGGGGGCGAAATCTATCAATAATTGATCTAAAATTATTGGTCGTTTAGAGCTGTTCGCACAACAATCTACGGACGTCTATAGGTTTGCCTATTCTACCCAAGAAGTATTTTGtcttacacaaaaaaaaaagaaaaagaaaaaaaaagagagttaatttttttaaaaaatgttgacCAACCCCGGTCAGtttctgcaattttttttttgttgaacaAACCGATCGACCTGAATCAGTTGTCGGTCGGTTCtctgcattaaaaaaaaaaacacttggCAGGCATCACCTATTTTACAGTTACCCACATGCCATAAAGCAATTATAATTCATAACTAATTCTAACAGTATGTACTACCAATCAATCACACAAACAACATCTGATATTTTGCACGACCAAATATCCATCCTACGTTACGTCTAATTTTCGCCTAGAGGATAGAACAAGTTACTTTATCTCTTCCAAGTTACATTTgcgaaataataaagaatagaGAGTAAAGACACAAACATTTTTTATATGGAAACCACTCGGCTCACAAGGGTGAAAAAGCCACAACTTTCACCTCTACAGGATTTGTTCCAAAATTCCACTACAACTTGAGCCTCGGTAAATTCAGATTACAAACtctgcaacctaggaactaactctaaTTCATATCTCAATAATCTCCCTATAGTATTGAGCGCTCGTCAAGTTGCCCTCAACTTGAAGCTGAATTTGACAAGTGTTTATACCTATTACAATTGCTTCTAGGAAAGCTGGAAAGGTTCAACTCAATAAACAATCCTATGCAAGATTCTAGacttgatgtcacgacccaaactgatgagccgtgacgggagtctgacctctagcgaccaaacacccctaaacacgtatctggaacatactgaacatcaaagcccataaatggcataagcGATTTTTATAAGAGATAGACATCGAACTCTCGTACAatacacccatatatatatacacaacatgagAAAAAACAATGCAAGCtcgctaggctgctacatatacgcacgaaaagaatagaagccgacaaggctacatcatcccGACTACTACATCTGTTGTCTACCCTGCGGAATAAAAGTCAGAAAAGACGGGATAGGGCCGCTTCGTACCCATGCGTACACACGTCAGTGGCATACTGTAAAGCGGCGTAGCTCGGATCAAAACCGAGCGTACCCCTTCATGctagatgttacacctcggaaaattttccgttgatgccgTAAGAATAAATACGaagaagagcacgaagtatatagatgtttcaataagtaagaaataacatttgatgattctaaataagattttaaaacatattcgatgttagatgagaaagttgccaagagaaggcaatgtatacgataagtatcggaaggatTTACAAGTAGCTAGTTAATGATGGATTAATGATGTtatggggaagagttataacaccccttagattgttaatgaagtgataaacaagtgctaagagaAGGTTAcaagattggagatcaaacgaggcgacgggaacaacttcggtgagCGCGAGTTCCCCGCGGACATCAccgtgttccacggaccgtaaaAGGGTCATGGAACCGCTTGCGCGGAGATGGTGGgcggctggtcgtgaaccacgacccgGTTCCACGGACAACACTATGTTCCGCGAACCGTCACAACCCGGTCAgagtggaagtcccgacggccgaaatgttctaagtctttaaatgtgattccaacttcattatttcatttccaatacttctccacttctctcctaAAGCCTTTATAGCAttacatacatttcatgaacaagaatccaaggaaatcaaaggttatcATCAATCCAACGAGAATCAAAGtgagaaaacccattaaagttcatcaaagcaaaggaattcaagtgaaggaaaagctagggttttgctcgAGTGAGGTATTTGTAAccaaggtgtcacgacccaacccattaggccgtgactagtgcccgtgCCGGCACTCGCACGCACCAATAAACCTAATCGGCATACAAATAACTCGTATACACAAAAGTAAAAATGTCGCCCAAAGccgtcaaatatatatatatatatcacggtCGCAACTTTCGACGGATGATCTCGCACGTAAGCGCAAGGTCAACAACACGAGGGGACGTCCAACACACAAATCACAATAAATCGAACGAAAGAATCTACCGTAACCCGCGCGCGCGTACGGACCTCAAGAGTActaacgtaatcatatgacgggacgtggcccgcGTCACCTtcgaatagacatatacatacacgtATATGACGGAAGTGTACGTaccccaaaatataggctccgaacaagtGAGCGCCCAAGATGGgccgaatggaaatcctaaggcTGGCGGATCAAAACAGTATCTATACACACGgagcatgaaacgcggcccaaagggggtcggtacgaaatatgtgcgagtatgcaaagatgaaatacaataaacaggatcataatcggaacaagaagtacagaaaataaatacaatatccaaaataccaaaatatttacttttgaaacacaaatcatgcatggggctcagggaacatgtgttatatcccgtactttatACA is part of the Lycium ferocissimum isolate CSIRO_LF1 unplaced genomic scaffold, AGI_CSIRO_Lferr_CH_V1 ctg15126, whole genome shotgun sequence genome and harbors:
- the LOC132042411 gene encoding probable arabinosyltransferase ARAD1: MSLFLEKNMLASRFLSCLIAISVFVLIVSSLSLLQFADNSFIPRSVFRLILVNSTSLYPTSSVTSGESKTPFLPLETFIEEKVQRQEIACQTSSSSNSSGGVGVIKVACDKKQAILRVYMYDLLPEFHFGLLGWKGNGNEMWPNVGQVPSYPGGLNLQHSIEYWLTLDLLSSNTPNITRPCTAIRVHNSSEADVFFVPFFSSLSYNRHSKPHGKEKVSLNRILQDRVVEFLRSRDEWNLNGGANHLIVAHHPNSMLVARKKLGSAMFVLADFGRYRAETANIEKDVIAPYKHMVRTLDADNSPSFVQRDILVYFQGAIYRKDGGTIRQELYYLLKDEKDVHFTFGSIKSNGVREAGRGMASSKFCLNIAGDTPSSNRLFDAIASHCIPVIISDDIELPFEDVLDYSKFCIFVRSSDAVRKGYLLNLLRRIKEDQWIKMWQRLKELTKHFEYQYPSQPNDAVDMIWQAIARKLSFIQLKAHRNKRYRSLQLFIKDR